From Vibrio aerogenes, a single genomic window includes:
- a CDS encoding TonB-dependent siderophore receptor, whose amino-acid sequence MTIKQTIKFKPTPVVTAISLSLLTMGATAAENQPSEKSGDQDNVIQVFGQTYRNTATKTSLAPEETPQAISVIDSTTLENQGVKSLNQALRYTPGVVTEVRGGAVTLFDTFNIRGFDAPQSYYDGLMLQLLKGWNLQPQIDPVALQQVEVFKGPTSVLYGTMPPGGMVNMIAKSPRQTPSTEVQVATGSRNLSEVSVDSTGQISDSNVAYRIIALSRKQDSQVDYSEEERQVIAPSLDWQITDNTLLNLNLYYQHDPDMGVNSAIPSSGMFHSNPNGSTSPSTFVGDTHWNHLEREFWLAGYKINHAFNQNWSFLQNVRYMDASLNQRNTYHLASSFDEATGTLGRNIYSTDESSYGLTADNQLSGMITTDNTIHSLLLGIDYQKLDGHSLYQEYASSDSAFYQFNLFHPDNSLLDTSTLSTIYRQSSDISVRQTGVYLQDQLQWDQLVLIAGGRFDYYKSDTKVTISGTDSHSRASHHAFSYRIGALYEFENGIAPYISYATSFEPAAGTDANGHTFDPQTGKQAELGLKYDYGDFTGSAAWFHIVKNDILTTDPDNSAFQVQLGEVTSQGLELQGKWDWSEQWDIEANYTYMDMEVTHDTQHNMEGKTPIWIPRHRANLSANYHVQTGALAGVRLSGGVRYVGEMEIDAANTGKVPDYTLVDLSAGYDLKHLSPSLDGAEVNLIATNLFDKEYYSCYSSANCWYGAERTVEVNVKYQF is encoded by the coding sequence ATGACAATCAAACAAACAATAAAATTTAAACCAACGCCTGTTGTCACAGCAATCAGCCTGTCATTGCTGACAATGGGTGCCACAGCAGCGGAAAACCAGCCTTCAGAAAAATCAGGCGATCAAGACAATGTGATCCAGGTATTCGGGCAAACTTACCGGAATACAGCGACAAAAACCTCCCTTGCCCCGGAAGAAACGCCCCAGGCGATCTCCGTCATTGACAGTACAACGCTCGAAAACCAGGGCGTAAAATCCCTGAATCAGGCGCTGCGTTACACACCCGGAGTCGTCACAGAAGTACGTGGGGGTGCAGTCACTTTATTTGATACTTTTAATATCCGCGGATTCGATGCCCCGCAGAGTTATTATGACGGACTGATGCTTCAGCTCCTGAAAGGCTGGAACCTGCAACCTCAAATCGATCCGGTCGCACTTCAGCAGGTCGAAGTATTCAAAGGCCCGACCTCCGTACTTTACGGCACCATGCCTCCGGGTGGCATGGTCAACATGATTGCCAAATCACCCCGCCAGACACCATCAACCGAAGTACAGGTAGCCACCGGATCCAGAAATTTATCCGAGGTCTCCGTTGATTCAACCGGGCAGATCAGTGACAGTAATGTCGCTTACCGAATCATCGCTTTATCCCGGAAACAGGACAGTCAGGTTGATTATTCTGAAGAAGAACGTCAGGTCATTGCACCTTCTCTGGACTGGCAGATCACGGATAATACCCTGTTGAATCTGAACCTTTACTATCAGCATGACCCGGACATGGGCGTCAACTCTGCGATCCCGTCATCCGGCATGTTCCACAGTAACCCGAATGGCTCCACCAGCCCGTCAACTTTTGTCGGCGATACCCACTGGAACCATCTGGAGCGTGAATTCTGGTTAGCGGGTTATAAAATCAATCATGCATTCAATCAGAACTGGTCTTTTCTGCAAAATGTCCGTTATATGGACGCCTCACTGAACCAGAGAAACACCTACCATCTGGCATCATCTTTCGATGAAGCAACCGGAACACTGGGCCGGAATATTTACTCAACCGATGAGTCTTCCTACGGGCTGACGGCGGATAACCAGCTGTCCGGCATGATCACCACAGACAATACTATTCACAGCCTGTTACTGGGGATCGACTATCAAAAACTGGATGGTCATTCTCTCTATCAGGAATATGCCTCTTCTGACAGTGCTTTTTATCAGTTTAACCTGTTCCACCCGGATAACAGCTTACTGGATACCAGCACACTGAGCACGATTTACCGCCAAAGCAGTGATATTTCCGTCCGTCAGACCGGTGTTTATCTGCAGGATCAGCTGCAATGGGATCAACTTGTCCTGATTGCGGGCGGACGCTTTGACTATTATAAATCAGATACCAAAGTCACCATCAGCGGGACAGACAGCCACAGCCGGGCCAGTCACCATGCTTTCTCATACCGGATCGGTGCTTTGTATGAGTTTGAAAACGGTATCGCGCCTTATATCAGCTACGCGACCAGTTTTGAACCGGCTGCCGGGACAGATGCAAACGGACATACCTTTGATCCACAAACCGGTAAGCAGGCTGAGCTGGGACTGAAATATGACTATGGTGATTTCACGGGTTCTGCTGCATGGTTCCATATCGTGAAAAACGACATCCTCACGACCGACCCGGATAACTCAGCCTTTCAGGTGCAGTTAGGCGAAGTCACGTCTCAGGGTCTTGAATTGCAGGGCAAATGGGACTGGAGTGAACAATGGGATATTGAGGCCAACTACACTTACATGGATATGGAAGTGACGCATGATACCCAACACAATATGGAAGGCAAAACCCCGATCTGGATCCCCCGGCACCGGGCCAATTTGTCTGCCAATTACCACGTTCAGACAGGTGCTCTGGCCGGAGTACGTCTCAGTGGCGGTGTACGCTATGTGGGTGAAATGGAAATTGATGCCGCCAATACAGGTAAGGTACCGGATTATACCCTGGTTGATCTCTCAGCGGGCTATGATCTGAAACATCTGTCACCTTCGCTCGATGGCGCTGAAGTCAACCTGATCGCAACCAACCTGTTCGATAAAGAATATTACTCCTGTTATTCGTCAGCAAACTGCTGGTACGGGGCCGAACGAACGGTTGAAGTGAATGTGAAATACCAGTTCTGA
- a CDS encoding AraC family transcriptional regulator: protein MIYSGPMTPELPANLSAHPSGHFSRIERVLDYIHDNIRMPLTLDMLSGTSCWSRWQLQRVFQAYTGYSVAQYVREMKLSRAAEMVLTNQYRMSDIAYEFGFNSEVAFSRAFKQYFGIAPKAYQTRGLTLGIKAPLTNPNQSGQLLFPEQVFYQVRIDQSEPCVLHGLSTQIKGLYSPSPDFMSKVPELWHAFFHAVKDESLWQVPHIGVIEHQSDTSGELTYRAGIRQTPDMPEKARAMSSLPLPTQTCAVMRYQGKVSEFHQAVLWLLSVWLPESGYSGVDDAPSLEFYYPPFDQDTDAVNAEYWLPVSV from the coding sequence ATGATTTATTCAGGTCCTATGACTCCGGAGCTTCCTGCTAACCTCTCAGCTCACCCAAGCGGCCACTTTTCCCGCATTGAAAGAGTGCTGGATTATATTCATGATAATATCCGTATGCCGCTGACGCTGGACATGCTCTCGGGTACCAGCTGCTGGTCCCGGTGGCAGTTACAGCGGGTTTTTCAGGCATATACGGGTTACTCGGTTGCCCAGTATGTCCGGGAGATGAAACTCAGCCGGGCGGCAGAAATGGTACTGACCAATCAATACAGAATGTCAGATATTGCCTATGAATTCGGGTTTAACTCTGAGGTTGCATTCAGCCGCGCGTTTAAGCAGTATTTCGGTATCGCACCAAAAGCTTATCAAACCCGGGGATTAACCCTCGGGATCAAAGCCCCGCTGACTAACCCGAATCAATCCGGACAACTGCTCTTTCCTGAACAGGTGTTTTATCAGGTCCGCATCGATCAGTCTGAACCTTGCGTACTTCACGGCTTATCCACTCAGATCAAAGGACTCTACTCCCCTTCTCCTGATTTTATGAGCAAAGTCCCGGAGCTCTGGCATGCCTTTTTCCATGCAGTGAAGGACGAGTCACTCTGGCAGGTCCCACATATAGGTGTGATCGAACATCAAAGTGATACTTCCGGAGAACTCACCTATCGGGCAGGCATCAGACAAACACCTGACATGCCGGAAAAAGCCAGAGCGATGTCTTCTCTGCCACTCCCCACACAAACCTGTGCAGTCATGCGCTATCAGGGCAAGGTCTCTGAGTTTCATCAGGCCGTATTGTGGCTGCTGTCAGTCTGGCTGCCCGAATCCGGCTACTCCGGTGTCGATGACGCGCCCTCTCTGGAATTTTATTACCCGCCATTCGATCAGGACACTGACGCAGTGAATGCTGAATACTGGTTGCCGGTCTCAGTTTAA
- a CDS encoding MarR family winged helix-turn-helix transcriptional regulator: MNQDHVDRILAQWRSVHPELDCSAMGIIGRIRRVSRLFDESLKEVFRQHMLSNIEFDILATLRRTDAPLTPTALYQTLMLSSGAMSTRLEKLVQRGLIERIASEDDRRSNQVQLTDAGKAQVDAALQDHLSNMAHLLSGLTKEEQEQLADLNRKLLLSDALQATK, translated from the coding sequence ATGAATCAGGACCATGTCGATCGTATTCTGGCGCAATGGCGCAGTGTTCATCCGGAGCTGGACTGTTCAGCGATGGGAATTATTGGCCGGATACGCCGTGTCAGCCGGCTGTTTGACGAATCACTCAAAGAGGTATTTCGTCAGCATATGCTGAGTAATATAGAGTTTGATATTCTGGCAACGCTGCGCAGAACAGACGCACCTTTAACCCCAACAGCCCTGTACCAAACCCTGATGCTGTCTTCCGGTGCCATGAGTACCCGGCTGGAAAAGCTGGTTCAACGGGGGCTGATTGAAAGAATAGCGAGCGAGGACGATCGCCGCAGCAATCAGGTGCAACTGACTGATGCCGGTAAAGCGCAGGTGGATGCCGCATTGCAGGACCACCTGTCTAATATGGCGCATTTATTATCGGGGCTGACAAAGGAAGAACAGGAACAACTGGCCGATCTGAACCGGAAGCTTTTGCTTAGTGATGCATTGCAGGCAACAAAATAA
- a CDS encoding EamA family transporter, with protein sequence MRSINQWSALLITAITPLVWGSTYIVTSKLLPPDMPLLASAIRALPAGLILVAFSHTLPAKHWWLKLAVLGCLNIGLFFYCLFYAAYALPGGMAALVMSSQPLVVMFMSYLLLRSPLNSRHFLAAGAGISGIAMLVLNSQVALNGAGLLMGLLGTLCMATGLVLTKLWGRPAGMSLMGFTGWQLVFGGLILAPVALWQEGLPATLTTENLFGYSYLCLAGSVFAYAIWFWGIEKLPAVTLSFLGFLSPLSACVLGYLILGETLTGLQLFGALAILFSILCITQARDRDRPENGAPENGTPENGTKETFGHKPV encoded by the coding sequence ATGAGAAGTATAAATCAGTGGTCAGCGTTACTGATCACAGCCATCACCCCGTTGGTTTGGGGCAGCACTTATATCGTGACCAGCAAATTGCTGCCACCCGATATGCCTTTGTTGGCATCTGCAATCAGAGCATTACCAGCCGGGCTGATTTTGGTGGCTTTTTCTCACACGCTGCCCGCAAAGCACTGGTGGCTCAAACTGGCTGTCTTGGGCTGTTTAAATATCGGATTGTTTTTCTATTGTTTATTTTATGCCGCTTATGCTTTGCCGGGAGGTATGGCGGCACTGGTGATGTCTTCGCAGCCACTGGTGGTGATGTTTATGAGTTACCTTCTGCTTCGCAGTCCGCTTAACAGCAGACATTTTTTGGCGGCGGGAGCAGGTATCAGCGGTATTGCTATGCTGGTACTGAATTCACAGGTCGCTTTAAACGGTGCCGGGCTGCTGATGGGATTATTGGGGACGCTCTGTATGGCGACCGGTTTGGTACTGACCAAACTTTGGGGTCGCCCGGCCGGGATGAGCCTGATGGGATTCACCGGCTGGCAGCTGGTATTTGGTGGGTTGATACTTGCGCCAGTTGCACTTTGGCAGGAAGGATTACCGGCAACACTGACCACAGAGAATCTCTTTGGATACAGCTATCTGTGTCTGGCCGGGTCAGTGTTTGCTTATGCTATCTGGTTCTGGGGGATCGAAAAACTACCTGCGGTCACGCTCTCTTTCCTTGGATTTCTCAGTCCGTTGTCTGCCTGTGTACTGGGATATCTGATTCTTGGCGAGACCCTGACCGGATTACAGCTTTTCGGTGCACTGGCGATTCTTTTCTCAATCCTGTGTATCACGCAGGCGCGTGACCGGGACCGGCCAGAAAATGGTGCGCCAGAAAATGGTACGCCAGAAAATGGTACGAAAGAGACCTTCGGTCATAAACCGGTGTAA
- a CDS encoding NADPH-dependent FMN reductase encodes MKLMIISGSQRANSKSLLTGQYLSSLAGESGFTDSEVLDLHALNLPLWNEDFWQKGSHSQAVWQPVKQALKEADAFIFITPEWHGMATPALKNFLLLTTDQEMAHKPALLASVSASVNGVYPISELRMTGSKNNHVCFLPDHLIFRDIDTLLDESLNCHDARFDQRVRYTMTLLSAYAQALGPVHHDMLEEGAAFRYGM; translated from the coding sequence ATGAAACTTATGATTATTTCCGGTAGCCAACGCGCGAATTCAAAAAGCCTGTTAACAGGACAATATCTGTCTTCTCTGGCTGGTGAAAGTGGATTTACCGACAGTGAAGTTCTGGATTTACACGCATTGAACCTGCCTTTATGGAATGAAGATTTTTGGCAGAAAGGAAGCCATAGCCAGGCGGTCTGGCAGCCGGTGAAGCAGGCTCTGAAAGAAGCGGATGCTTTTATTTTCATCACCCCGGAATGGCATGGTATGGCGACGCCCGCGCTGAAAAATTTTCTCCTGTTAACGACAGATCAGGAGATGGCGCATAAACCAGCCTTACTTGCCAGTGTCTCTGCCAGTGTGAATGGTGTTTATCCCATTAGTGAGCTGAGAATGACCGGCAGTAAAAATAATCATGTGTGTTTTTTGCCGGATCATCTGATTTTCCGTGATATAGACACTTTGCTCGATGAGTCTTTGAACTGCCATGATGCCCGGTTTGACCAGCGGGTTCGTTATACGATGACATTACTTTCTGCCTATGCACAGGCGTTAGGACCTGTTCATCATGACATGCTGGAAGAAGGTGCAGCATTTCGTTACGGTATGTAG
- a CDS encoding tetratricopeptide repeat protein, producing the protein MQSKPKPLNVMIIEEDHMLSSSIKNMLKKMGFEDSRIHKAPNLAVFRTLVSKYTFYLIICRYSIKDKPIGRKYLYLYRECERFSYDCSFVFLSDKAIGGSRREIEELFPDSILEIPFNYNEFKPLINESLMKRKILSAVYREIDKGHFKRAIEICEQLSKKNNIWWIDLYKVIIECYISQKKYKLAVKTLNDLRTKDTSEWPLIKLIELNSVLGNEEEVLALAHEFEVLGYPEHPIVSEVTAHQSILDSDIKTALELIKKIVLRYPHLIDATVNLAYLYIAFDDYRKAYAFMSKVDYDLILNEQQFFAVEEVKTFLEIMLDSKRGNPYDSRALGPKLTKIMNLDGKQVDDLKLTKRLYQIIRDITTRNPVCAAKRIQEMYSKTQLPHRKLLLMAIAYHLGFTDELTEWLDSETERLSEVRHINAAVTITLCKKMYELKDQKLEKIGKASELEEQGRVLESLAILSKEIPSLITHHSNFVNAMIKYKLSIDDDINMLTSQFKSSIAVVFRNLQRQDPNHPKLSNIKKVQGMVLSKLEVEKRKTQSQQRARG; encoded by the coding sequence ATGCAGTCTAAGCCAAAACCATTAAATGTGATGATAATCGAAGAAGATCATATGCTGTCTTCTTCGATAAAAAACATGCTGAAAAAAATGGGTTTTGAGGATTCCCGGATTCACAAAGCTCCGAATCTGGCTGTATTCCGGACGCTTGTCAGTAAGTATACGTTTTATCTGATCATTTGCCGCTATTCGATCAAAGATAAGCCGATTGGCCGCAAATACCTGTATCTCTACCGTGAGTGTGAACGTTTTTCATACGATTGCTCGTTTGTCTTTCTGTCGGATAAAGCCATTGGTGGTTCACGACGTGAAATTGAAGAGCTTTTCCCCGACAGCATTCTGGAAATTCCTTTCAACTATAATGAATTTAAGCCATTAATTAATGAAAGCCTGATGAAACGAAAAATTCTGTCTGCCGTATACCGGGAGATAGATAAGGGTCATTTCAAGCGTGCGATTGAAATATGTGAGCAGCTTTCAAAGAAAAATAATATATGGTGGATTGATTTATATAAGGTCATTATTGAGTGTTATATCTCCCAGAAAAAATATAAGCTGGCAGTTAAAACGCTGAACGATTTAAGAACAAAGGACACCAGTGAATGGCCTTTAATTAAGTTGATTGAGTTGAATTCCGTACTGGGAAATGAAGAAGAAGTATTGGCTCTGGCACACGAATTTGAGGTGCTGGGTTATCCTGAGCACCCGATTGTCTCAGAGGTTACTGCGCACCAGTCTATTTTAGACAGTGATATTAAAACAGCACTTGAGTTGATTAAAAAGATAGTCTTGCGTTATCCGCACCTGATTGATGCGACAGTCAATCTTGCTTACCTGTATATTGCTTTTGATGATTACCGTAAAGCTTATGCATTTATGTCGAAGGTCGATTATGATCTGATCCTGAACGAACAGCAATTCTTCGCGGTCGAAGAAGTAAAAACATTTTTAGAAATTATGTTGGATTCCAAGCGCGGCAACCCTTACGACAGTCGTGCTCTCGGCCCTAAACTGACTAAAATAATGAATCTAGATGGTAAGCAGGTTGACGATCTCAAGTTAACGAAAAGGCTTTATCAGATCATCCGGGACATAACGACCCGCAATCCGGTATGTGCAGCGAAAAGAATCCAGGAAATGTATAGTAAGACACAGCTGCCACACAGAAAACTGCTGTTAATGGCTATTGCTTACCATCTTGGTTTTACCGATGAACTGACCGAATGGCTGGATTCAGAAACAGAGCGTTTGTCCGAAGTCCGGCACATCAATGCCGCAGTGACGATCACTTTGTGTAAAAAAATGTATGAACTGAAAGATCAGAAACTGGAAAAAATAGGTAAGGCGTCTGAGCTGGAAGAACAGGGCCGGGTGCTTGAATCTTTGGCAATATTATCAAAAGAAATTCCCAGCCTGATTACGCATCATTCTAATTTTGTGAATGCGATGATTAAATATAAGTTGTCGATTGATGATGATATTAATATGCTGACATCGCAATTTAAATCCAGTATTGCAGTGGTATTCAGAAACCTGCAGCGACAAGATCCCAACCATCCGAAACTTTCTAATATTAAGAAAGTTCAGGGAATGGTTTTATCAAAACTTGAAGTAGAAAAGAGAAAAACCCAGAGCCAGCAAAGAGCGAGAGGTTAA
- a CDS encoding L-ribulose-5-phosphate 3-epimerase has protein sequence MYQHLKRHRTGLYEKALPAEMSWEEKLQATRSLGFDFLEMSVDESDQRRQRLDWDDETIYQLRRLCEQYQIPLQSMCLSAHRKYPFGSSDPLTREQARIHMEKAITLAYKLGIRTIQLAGYDVYYEPANQTTHANFIHGMKQAAKTAERAGVMLAVEIMDTDYLNSLSKFEVLNREINSPYFSAYPDIGNISGWNYDVCTELALSMPHITQIHLKDTLKVTENAPGQFRDLVIGEGEVDFNAIFHTLKKLDCVVPLVIEMWAQDKHWKDHILTAQRRLNQACEQANLPALFAI, from the coding sequence ATGTACCAACACCTGAAACGCCATCGAACCGGACTGTATGAAAAAGCGCTGCCGGCAGAAATGAGCTGGGAAGAAAAGCTACAAGCAACCCGCTCACTCGGCTTTGATTTTCTGGAAATGTCTGTCGATGAATCCGATCAAAGAAGGCAACGTCTGGACTGGGATGATGAAACCATCTACCAGCTCCGGCGATTGTGCGAACAGTACCAGATTCCGCTTCAGTCTATGTGCCTCAGCGCACACCGAAAGTATCCGTTTGGTTCATCAGACCCGCTCACACGGGAACAGGCCAGAATTCATATGGAGAAAGCGATCACACTGGCTTATAAACTGGGGATCAGAACCATACAGCTGGCCGGGTATGATGTCTATTACGAACCGGCAAATCAGACAACGCATGCAAATTTCATCCATGGTATGAAACAGGCAGCGAAAACGGCTGAACGTGCCGGAGTCATGCTGGCTGTCGAAATCATGGATACGGATTACCTGAACTCGCTGAGTAAATTCGAAGTGTTAAACAGGGAGATTAACTCGCCTTACTTTAGCGCTTACCCGGATATCGGCAATATCTCCGGCTGGAACTATGATGTGTGTACGGAACTGGCGCTCAGCATGCCACATATCACTCAGATTCACCTGAAAGACACACTGAAAGTGACGGAAAACGCTCCCGGACAATTCAGAGATTTGGTGATTGGTGAAGGGGAAGTTGACTTCAATGCCATCTTTCATACCTTAAAGAAACTGGATTGTGTCGTGCCTTTAGTCATAGAGATGTGGGCTCAGGACAAGCACTGGAAAGACCATATACTCACGGCACAAAGGCGACTCAATCAAGCCTGTGAGCAAGCAAACCTGCCCGCCTTGTTTGCAATATAA
- a CDS encoding 3-keto-L-gulonate-6-phosphate decarboxylase UlaD, producing MTKPLIQIALDQTSLPSALEVARRVENFVDIIEVGTILAFADGMNAVSTLRQLHPDHILVCDMKTTDGGAILARMAYEAGADWMTVSAAAHIATIGACKKVADEFNGEIQIEIYGNWTMEDAKAWVDLGITQAIYHRSRDAELAGVGWTEADIEKMRQLSELGLALSITGGIVPQDIHLFEGIKAKAFIAGRALAGETGQETAEALKTEINRFWG from the coding sequence ATGACCAAACCACTCATTCAAATTGCACTGGATCAAACCAGCCTTCCTTCAGCCCTTGAAGTCGCCAGACGGGTTGAAAACTTTGTTGATATCATTGAAGTCGGTACCATTCTGGCCTTCGCTGACGGGATGAACGCGGTCAGTACATTGCGTCAGTTACACCCGGATCATATTTTGGTGTGTGATATGAAAACCACCGATGGCGGTGCCATTCTGGCCCGGATGGCTTATGAAGCAGGTGCTGACTGGATGACTGTCTCTGCTGCTGCGCACATTGCCACGATTGGTGCCTGTAAAAAAGTGGCCGATGAATTCAACGGAGAAATCCAGATTGAAATTTACGGTAACTGGACCATGGAAGATGCCAAAGCATGGGTTGATTTGGGCATTACTCAGGCGATTTATCACCGCTCGCGGGATGCAGAACTGGCCGGTGTTGGCTGGACAGAAGCTGATATAGAGAAAATGCGTCAGCTTTCTGAACTGGGACTGGCCCTGTCGATTACCGGTGGCATTGTTCCCCAGGACATTCACTTGTTTGAAGGTATCAAAGCCAAGGCATTTATTGCCGGCCGGGCGCTTGCCGGTGAAACAGGTCAGGAAACAGCGGAAGCACTGAAAACCGAGATCAACCGCTTTTGGGGGTGA
- a CDS encoding Cof-type HAD-IIB family hydrolase produces the protein MYKVLALDLDGTVLTDDHAILPETIHAIREVQKHCHVVIVTGRHHTAAKPYYQALGLTTPAICCNGTYVYDYQSGTVLKQNAIARPQALKFIELAGQFQMKIVMYITHAMTYSRHNPIAYMEALEKWAAQYPAESRPRIERIDSFRDEARQADYIWKFVVEGLPSSIERFMENPWIKQHFNGERSWSNRIDFAALGNSKGKRLAEYVAELGYSSEHVLAAGDNHNDISMIQYAGLGVAMQNADNAVRQHARLICPTDNNGTGLAELILQKIKG, from the coding sequence ATGTATAAAGTGCTCGCATTAGATTTAGACGGTACGGTTCTCACGGATGATCATGCCATTTTACCGGAAACAATCCATGCTATCAGGGAAGTACAAAAACATTGTCACGTGGTCATCGTCACCGGACGGCATCATACCGCCGCAAAACCCTATTATCAGGCACTGGGCCTGACGACACCGGCTATCTGTTGTAACGGCACTTATGTCTATGACTATCAGTCTGGCACCGTATTGAAACAAAACGCGATTGCCAGACCACAAGCCCTGAAGTTTATTGAGCTTGCCGGTCAGTTTCAGATGAAAATCGTCATGTATATCACCCACGCTATGACTTATTCCCGGCACAACCCGATTGCTTATATGGAAGCGCTGGAAAAGTGGGCGGCACAATATCCGGCTGAATCCCGGCCACGCATCGAGCGCATCGATTCCTTCCGTGATGAGGCCAGACAGGCTGACTATATCTGGAAATTTGTCGTTGAAGGTCTGCCAAGCTCCATCGAGCGTTTTATGGAAAATCCGTGGATAAAACAACATTTTAACGGAGAGCGTTCATGGTCTAACCGGATTGACTTTGCCGCACTTGGAAATAGCAAAGGTAAACGGCTGGCTGAATATGTTGCTGAACTGGGTTACTCCTCAGAGCATGTATTGGCCGCCGGTGATAACCATAATGATATCTCTATGATCCAATACGCCGGGCTCGGTGTTGCCATGCAAAATGCTGACAACGCCGTACGTCAACATGCCCGCCTGATATGCCCTACAGATAATAACGGGACCGGGCTTGCTGAGCTCATCCTGCAAAAAATTAAAGGATAA
- a CDS encoding L-ribulose-5-phosphate 4-epimerase — protein sequence MYSELKEKVLEANLQLPRHGLVTFTWGNVSEIDRASGILAIKPSGVEYSQMTTDDIVIVDLDGIVVEGQLNPSSDTATHIEIYKAFPDVGGVVHTHSRNATIWAQAGLDIPALGTTHADYFYGDIPCTRCLTKDEISQNYEKNTGLVIVEEFALRQLDPMSVPSVIVSGHAPFSWGKDATDAVHNAVVLEEVAAMAIATRSLNSGIKIQQALSDKHYLRKHGANAYYGQH from the coding sequence ATGTATAGTGAACTGAAAGAAAAAGTTCTCGAAGCCAATTTACAACTCCCCCGGCATGGGCTGGTCACGTTTACCTGGGGCAATGTATCAGAAATTGACCGGGCATCAGGCATTCTCGCCATTAAGCCCTCGGGTGTGGAATACAGCCAAATGACAACCGATGATATTGTGATTGTTGATTTGGACGGCATTGTGGTGGAAGGACAACTGAATCCTTCCAGTGATACAGCAACACATATCGAGATTTATAAAGCATTCCCGGATGTGGGAGGCGTGGTTCACACCCATTCCCGCAACGCAACAATCTGGGCACAGGCCGGGCTGGACATTCCGGCACTGGGCACCACCCACGCCGACTATTTTTATGGCGATATTCCCTGTACCCGCTGTCTGACAAAAGATGAAATCAGCCAGAACTATGAAAAAAATACCGGACTGGTGATTGTGGAGGAATTTGCTCTGCGCCAGCTCGATCCGATGAGCGTCCCCAGTGTGATTGTCTCAGGTCATGCACCTTTTTCCTGGGGAAAAGATGCCACAGATGCGGTTCATAACGCCGTCGTTCTGGAAGAAGTTGCGGCGATGGCTATCGCCACCCGTTCACTGAACAGCGGGATCAAAATTCAGCAAGCGCTGTCAGACAAACATTACTTACGTAAACACGGTGCAAACGCTTACTACGGCCAACATTAA
- a CDS encoding PTS sugar transporter subunit IIA produces the protein MGLKQSLIDNNSIKLQASAANWREAVKIGTDMLITSGAIKSEYHEAIIQSVEALGPYIVIAPQLALPHARPENGVIHTAFALVTLENPVQFDGEDEPVDVLITLAGSSSDEHMEGLMEVTQVLDDEDSETGVDLDKLRRCRTKEEVYSVIDQALANA, from the coding sequence ATGGGACTGAAACAATCTCTGATTGATAACAACTCAATTAAACTACAAGCTTCAGCGGCCAACTGGCGTGAAGCAGTCAAAATTGGTACCGATATGCTGATTACATCGGGCGCCATCAAATCTGAATATCACGAGGCGATCATTCAAAGTGTCGAGGCGCTGGGACCTTATATCGTGATTGCGCCTCAGCTGGCTCTGCCACATGCCAGACCGGAAAATGGTGTCATCCATACGGCATTTGCATTAGTTACCCTTGAGAACCCGGTTCAGTTTGACGGTGAAGATGAACCGGTAGATGTCTTAATTACACTGGCCGGCAGCTCTTCCGATGAGCATATGGAAGGGCTGATGGAGGTGACTCAGGTGCTGGACGATGAAGACAGCGAAACCGGTGTTGACCTGGATAAACTCCGCCGCTGCAGGACCAAAGAAGAGGTTTACAGCGTGATAGATCAGGCATTGGCTAACGCATAA